In the Salvelinus fontinalis isolate EN_2023a chromosome 34, ASM2944872v1, whole genome shotgun sequence genome, one interval contains:
- the LOC129833236 gene encoding transcription factor 20-like isoform X1, translating into MQNYPNSPAPPALPPGFTSRGGGGSSYPPQSTDPQISPRMTDDYTGMQQQTPPNPQSHSRHLLHRGHHHPSQAGHMLAYDARNRAGESSHGNIHSGSSSNPYQKETMDYYFAMGGKDRHRRGGMAYGAGFGYSNMDGHIPQQYRQAGTSSGLSSGMMSPYPLDYGSTAGSGGSSSGAGAFSPSHQYKMGQNPAMQPASGPQMQHRQHGQNYPTHQALQHGQQHRTYPISGHRMPPQFSHYSPQGSASTGSSGMYSSPPQRYHDGASSGGGFEPKVNNSPNMNSNSNSISSSATTNNVGSLENVTQSYHSSSYPSYSPQTHPLHKQATLQDRNSQHNLGIGYDNSLKMQHHAPPPGSVYSKHQSTNPGMPQQPCQEIAKSPMHSQPQQGQINQNFSPISNPSPAASAVQSPSCSSSPSPLMGVSEGHGNPLCPPHVPSHPPPPNPRSCRGRLLQTMPQLSPTPNSNSSISSCGSSGSNKATGLNTSTGGGHTVSNQSRMAAGTGKGSHEEGSSSSVYSSSPLDKLMQDPGLNSLNALTSQVANLPNTVQHMLLTDTLMSHRRGKDGQSQMLQALQAIPSTQPRSRSVSAASGSGIGGGEGASSEAGGDEDSFLVSERVSSRAKEERDEQISEGGKSRMRQMSGASSGSEPTGYYPPSQSQMSMGSSKNQSHTGKSHQDSQGKMMFMESSTKQSLNPSDVSERKTTETRTPSLSSPSSAPQSAEPGPSVHSRPPVSSTPSCPVPSPAPQFHPNCVSEPGATDVNTKNGLRKTREIKYEGIKDESGGMIDKGTHGEQTREGHMRQDGQDKENKLDRSSFRNKKGDEKDGKRCKTRDLDNSNQDQNIEEQPNAGGVGVIVSTRCEVNNPEKATHAQDNCIEEKHSDSFFRESSRHNGEEGMDLSVYSSHHEVPQKSNFGRSVPQNHPPSGPQKYGYQESPHGAAMGLKNRGRPSPGSVTGSNSRYQGFHQPKPSYGPEHTKDVTGTTVEGSVRRREGSGARGHDDNSQLQHQFPSLLQEVLQGYHLDRRYGRSEQALTAHLQAQNMTRQQYQTRHPYGMAESMRTQTGVGEVTSHPSRMTSPGKPLQLNQRQGPGSDFVPESPQPSLRSEGVDTKGSHSASSEKNKMATPQRHPTHMPQSTEFLSGPPPKHINLADYSLPHRKPPSGLPSSSSAVQELLLQETEPLAGSVGTIGQIESQMLTSSLLPPSKERRSVICDVCPNRRSTPERDGEREREREKSQIGASVIQLPSTNDLGNSKEMGDKKEVGMKVALKETAEAVHHSGLTIKETDVEHHNKAFHPSVVMNAEPLRRGKIDLTTTMPSRHLQQTSHYPSTTNPLSPPPRRQAYPHGVDLSTGHASGFPGSRFGDTREGNMMPRNPQFHNPYHSPQVQLQNPQSVNKLQMYTHLHAHDLDDRLDWAATINRPTKDMMQSSTSPGRHKLSHSEQRQRMQSPTDILHNRQPFAKQQVPHQNTYYDMKMWESTNSGRESVGMLEGDPYQRSQQPPPAAPLGSVAPQLVPTAPPVSNILESPVSQVVTEEIFKSLHPSTTPNSMKTVGHSIGGNVNSVMPQSHRPNKTGGSGDTNPLMLRRRVRSFISPIPAKRQHQDVSQQRTAPSSYHSPLTYSESSLQNDDDSSSSDITTLGSPNTPCPTPGQSTYSQSSSPVQGKKSLPPRKGRGLKLEAIVQKITPNVKKSTNSGHTDVDSNDFAGFSNTEMSQFTDTQDEEECLPYLDESLSLSDIMPYRGVDETGPLPPTAYPCDPHQTSQVLKRGTTGTVTRPLQPDFDFGLGTAASSTGDRDKEIPADFTLLGPLPPPPPLPCPVQGSPPPSSSALSDIQHFTNTYQQLETRRGEHSAANLLRQKLEETGIGFDDYSSSDYYGTTPPHHSQAQGHLLRQPHQTSPRSSLAMTGSPQDSKQSDNSVPKGYFPSGKKKGRPVGSVNKQKRAQATQSQNASPSALSGPPIQSPATVSPQVAPSPSTTASAPSVTPPTDQKMTPPEIPPVLTQAVKVDAESEDTQPETEVKSVCQKQGGVKDESEVVGSRGRQRRRRRGVAAAAAKDDLEAATRAGEHFDNSRVFPDNSKCAFAPYIHVERKVAEIGAVCTIVNGEEEKMKGERGAVGGKASSSGIEALLTSALLSQLPRRDGEIERVKEKRELEDVDSALQAGKVLPSSEYLLPGPVITESIHSGRLLCCLCQKWANYKNLGDLYGPYYPPEYATRLPKNQPQIRQSLVTTGMSRNVQNLDTISNVLTTQGPELQDVPTIKSSTYSDCMFSQETNTTSPATAVGTASPAGGGEMLYLASKLAKTTTNKTTVLNWDMPPELKPVTELRKQPELQNEPTYSQQNQPCQQQQTEDTQQRPQHRKLTLHPRFKRRQKSSENSPRMVPSNSKASLPFQPPPPTLDSLGPLAQLAQLPQMPMDPEELWVHEACMVWTSGVYLVNGRLYGLQEALDGARDTVCSYCEMVGSTLGCYSKGCTLRYHYPCAMDADCSLNEDNCSLRCPKHKVKRESFLRATSQLNLCTLSSLREAERDTEEEETQEYRVCLDDEDCQ; encoded by the exons ATGCAGAATTACCCCAACAGTCCAGCACCTCCAGCTCTTCCTCCTGGATTTACTAGTAGGGGTGGAGGTGGCTCCTCTTACCCACCACAGTCAACAGATCCCCAGATATCCCCAAGGATGACAGACGACTACACTGGGATGCAACAGCAAACACCTCCAAACCCTCAAAGTCACAGTCGACACCTACTCCATCGAGGGCACCACCACCCTAGTCAGGCTGGCCATATGCTTGCTTATGATGCAAGAAACAGAGCTGGGGAATCATCACACGGTAATATTCACAGTGGCAGTAGTAGCAACCCTTACCAAAAGGAAACAATGGATTATTATTTTGCAATGGGTGGAAAGGACAGACATAGAAGAGGAGGTATGGCATATGGGGCAGGTTTTGGGTACTCAAATATGGATGGACATATACCTCAGCAGTACAGACAAGCTGGAACTAGCTCCGGATTGTCCTCCGGGATGATGTCTCCCTATCCTTTGGACTATGGTTCGACGGCCGGCTCAGGTGGTAGTAGCAGTGGTGCTGGAGCATTTTCCCCCTCCCATCAGTACAAAATGGGTCAGAACCCTGCAATGCAGCCAGCATCAGGGCCTCAGATGCAGCACCGCCAACATGGACAGAATTACCCCACCCATCAAGCTCTGCAACATGGACAGCAGCATAGGACTTATCCCATCTCTGGACACAGAATGCCTCCACAGTTCTCACACTACTCCCCACAGGGTAGTGCATCCACAGGGTCATCAGGAATGTACAGCTCCCCACCACAGAGATATCATGATGGGGCCAGCAGTGGTGGTGGATTTGAACCTAAAGTCAACAACTCTCCTAATATGAACTCTAATTCAAACTCAATTTCAAGTTCAGCTACAACAAACAATGTTGGATCACTGGAGAATGTTACACAGAGTTACCACTCTTCAAGTTACCCCTCATACTCCCCACAAACTCATCCACTCCACAAACAAGCCACGCTTCAGGACCGCAATTCTCAGCACAATTTAGGAATAGGTTACGACAACTCTCTTAAAATGCAGCATCATGCCCCTCCACCAGGTTCTGTATACTCTAAACACCAATCCACCAATCCCGGAATGCCTCAACAACCGTGTCAAGAAATAGCCAAATCGCCAATGCACTCTCAACCCCAACAGGGCCAGATTAACCAAAACTTCAGCCCTATATCTAACCCCTCTCCAGCTGCCTCTGCAGTGCAGTCTCCCAGTTGTAGCTCCTCACCTTCCCCGTTGATGGGTGTCTCAGAAGGTCATGGAAACCCTTTATGTCCCCCACATGTTCCATCACATCCTCCTCCCCCAAATCCTCGTAGTTGCCGTGGTCGGTTATTGCAGACTATGCCTCAGTTGAGTCCCACACCCAACTCCAACAGCAGCATCAGTAGTTGTGGCAGCAGTGGCAGTAACAAAGCTACTGGTCTGAATACAAGCACTGGAGGTGGTCACACAGTCTCAAACCAAAGCAGAATGGCTGCAGGTACAGGAAAAGGATCACATGAAGAAGGGTCATCCTCGTCTGTCTATTCATCTTCTCCTCTTGACAAACTCATGCAAGATCCTGGCTTGAACAGTCTAAATGCATTGACATCACAGGTAGCGAATTTACCCAATACAGTGCAACATATGCTTCTCACTGACACATTAATGTCACATAGAAGGGGGAAAGATGGACAAAGTCAAATGCTGCAGGCATTACAAGCCATTCCCTCTACTCAACCAAGGAGTCGAAGTGTCAGTGCTGCCTCAGGCAGTGGGATAGGTGGTGGTGAAGGTGCTAGCTCTGAGGCTGGAGGTGATGAAGATTCCTTTCTGGTGTCCGAAAGAGTATCATCAAGGGCCAAAGAGGAACGCGATGAGCAGATTTCTGAGGGGGGAAAATCTAGAATGCGGCAGATGAGTGGTGCAAGCAGTGGATCGGAACCAACTGGCTACTATCCTCCCTCTCAGAGTCAAATGTCCATGGGTTCCAGTAAAAACCAATCCCATACTGGAAAGAGTCATCAGGATTCACAAGGGAAGATGATGTTCATGGAATCTTCTACAAAACAATCTCTGAATCCATCAGATGTTTCTGAAAGAAAGACAACTGAAACCCGGACACCTTCATTGTCATCTCCCTCCTCTGCTCCTCAATCTGCTGAGCCTGGTCCAAGCGTACATTCTCGCCCTCCTGTTTCCTCTACTCCCTCATGCCCCGTTCCCTCTCCTGCTCCTCAGTTCCACCCAAACTGTGTTTCTGAGCCTGGTGCCACTGATGTTAATACTAAAAATGGGCTTAGGAAAACAAGGGAAATTAAATATGAAGGAATTAAAGATGAAAGTGGAGGTATGATTGATAAAGGCACCCATGGAGAGCAGACCCGAGAGGGACACATGCGACAAGATGGGCAGGACAAAGAAAATAAATTGGATCGATCTTCCTTCCGTAACAAAAAGGGTGATGAGAAGGACGGAAAACGATGTAAGACACGGGATTTGGACAACTCCAATCAAGATCAAAATATTGAGGAACAGCCAAATGCTGGTGGAGTGGGTGTTATCGTGTCAACTCGTTGTGAGGTAAATAATCCAGAAAAGGCTACACATGCACAAGACAACTGCATAGAGGAGAAACATTCAGACAGCTTCTTTAGAGAGTCTAGTCGTCATAATGGGGAGGAAGGAATGGATTTGAGTGTATATTCCTCTCATCATGAAGTTCCCCAGAAATCTAACTTTGGGCGGTCTGTCCCTCAAAATCATCCCCCCTCAGGTCCTCAAAAATATGGTTACCAAGAGTCACCACATGGTGCTGCCATGGGTTTGAAGAATAGAGGGAGACCTAGTCCAGGGAGTGTAACGGGATCAAATTCAAGGTATCAAGGCTTCCATCAGCCAAAGCCCAGTTATGGCCCTGAACACACCAAGGATGTCACGGGTACTACAGTTGAGGGATCagtgaggagaagagaaggatcAGGAGCAAGAGGACATGATGATAATTCTCAACTGCAGCATCAATTTCCAAGCCTCTTGCAGGAGGTTCTACAGGGTTATCACTTAGACCGGCGCTATGGGCGATCTGAACAGGCACTAACTGCCCATCTCCAGGCCCAAAATATGACTCGGCAACAGTACCAAACCAGGCATCCTTATGGCATGGCTGAAAGTATGAGAACCCAAACTGGAGTTGGAGAGGTCACTTCCCACCCCTCCCGAATGACCAGCCCTGGAAAGCCTCTTCAACTAAATCAGCGCCAGGGGCCTGGATCTGATTTTGTACCAGAATCACCTCAACCCTCTTTGAGGTCTGAAGGAGTAGATACTAAGGGATCTCACAGTGCTTCTTCAGAGAAAAATAAAATGGCAACACCGCAGCGTCACCCCACCCATATGCCACAGTCTACAGAGTTTTTGTCTGGACCTCCACCAAAACACATCAATTTAGCAGACTACTCGTTACCTCACAGGAAACCCCCTTCAGGTCTTCCCAGCTCATCATCAGCTGTACAGGAACTCCTATTGCAGGAAACAGAGCCGCTAGCGGGCAGTGTTGGAACCATAGGTCAAATTGAGTCTCAAATGTTGACGTCTTCCCTTTTACCTCCATCTAAAGAGCGCCGCTCTGTCATATGTGATGTTTGTCCCAATCGCCGCAGTACACCAGAAAGGGATGGGGAACGTGAAAGAGAGCGGGAAAAAAGTCAAATTGGTGCCTCTGTGATCCAACTGCCATCAACAAATGATCTAGGGAACAGTAAGGAGATGGGAGATAAAAAAGAGGTTGGAATGAAGGTAGCATTAAAGGAGACTGCAGAGGCTGTCCATCATAGTGGTCTTACAATCAAGGAAACTGATGTTGAGCATCATAACAAGGCTTTCCACCCATCTGTGGTTATGAATGCAGAGCCTCTTAGAAGAGGTAAGATTGATTTGACCACCACCATGCCTTCTCGACATCTGCAGCAAACCTCTCACTATCCCTCTACCACCAACCCTCTGTCTCCACCACCAAGACGTCAGGCATACCCACATGGTGTAGATTTATCTACAGGGCATGCCAGTGGGTTTCCTGGTTCCAGGTTTGGTGATACAAGAGAGGGCAATATGATGCCACGTAACCCCCAATTTCACAATCCCTACCACTCACCCCAAGTTCAATTACAAAACCCACAATCCGTAAACAAATTACAAATGTATACTCACCTCCATGCTCATGACTTGGATGACAGACTTGATTGGGCAGCTACCATTAATAGACCCACCAAGGATATGATGCAGTCCAGTACTTCTCCAGGTAGACATAAACTCAGTCATTCAGAGCAGAGACAAAGGATGCAGTCTCCAACTGACATTTTGCACAATCGCCAACCGTTCGCTAAACAGCAAGTTCCTCATCAGAACACTTACTATGACATGAAAATGTGGGAGTCAACAAACTctggtagagagagtgtagggatGTTGGAGGGGGACCCTTACCAGAGAAGTCAACAGCCACCTCCTGCTGCTCCTCTTGGGTCTGTTGCCCCCCAATTGGTTCCAACAGCTCCACCAGTCTCCAACATTCTTGAATCGCCTGTTTCCCAAGTGGTTACAGAAGAAATCTTTAAATCACTCCATCCATCAACTACACCTAATTCCATGAAAACAGTTGGTCACAGTATTGGTGGGAATGTCAATTCCGTGATGCCACAGAGCCATCGACCAAATAAAACTGGGGGTTCTGGGGACACTAATCCATTAATGTTGAGGAGGAGAGTTCGATCTTTCATTTCCCCTATCCCAGCCAAGAGGCAGCATCAGGATGTATCACAGCAAAGGACTGCCCCTAGTTCATATCACTCACCTTTGACCTACTCTGAATCCAGCCTCCAAAATGACGATGACTCATCCAGTTCAGATATAACTACACTTGGTTCGCCTAATACTCCTTGTCCCACACCTGGACAAAGCACTTATTCACAATCCTCCTCACCTGTTCAGGGTAAAAAGAGTCTGCCTCCAAGAAAAGGGAGAGGTTTAAAACTGGAGGCTATTGTTCAGAAAATTACACCAAATGTGAAGAAATCTACTAACAGTGGCCATACCGATGTTGACTCAAATGATTTTGCTGGATTTTCTAACACTGAAATGTCACAGTTTACTGACACACAGGACGAAGAGGAATGTTTACCTTATCTAGATGAAAGTCTCTCATTAAGTGACATTATGCCCTACAGAGGGGTTGATGAGACTGGACCGTTACCTCCCACCGCATACCCCTGtgatcctcaccagacatcacaagTTCTTAAACGTGGCACCACAGGAACTGTTACAAGACCTTTGCAGCCAGACTTTGACTTTGGGTTAGGAACTGCAGCATCTAGTACTGGTGATAGAGATAAAGAGATACCCGCTGACTTCACCTTGTTAGGGCCCttacccccacctccaccactaccttGTCCAGTACAGGGCTCCCCCCCACCTTCTTCATCTGCCTTGTCTGATATTCAACATTTCACTAATACTTACCAGCAACTTGAGACTCGAAGAGGTGAACATTCTGCTGCTAACCTTCTGAGACAAAAACTTGAAGAAACTGGGATTGGATTTGATGATTACAGTAGCAGTGACTATTATGgaaccaccccaccacaccacagTCAGGCTCAAGGGCATTTACTAAGACAGCCTCATCAAACTTCTCCAAGGTCATCTTTGGCAATGACAGGATCACCACAAGATTCCAAACAATCAGACAATTCTGTACCCAAAGGCTATTTCCCATCAGGCAAGAAGAAGGGAAGGCCTGTTGGAAGTGTGAATAAGCAAAAACGTGCTCAAGCCACCCAGTCACAGAATGCGAGCCCAAGTGCTCTGTCTGGCCCACCCATTCAATCTCCTGCAACTGTTAGCCCACAGGTAGCCCCAAGCCCTAGCACTACAGCCTCTGCCCCATCAGTCACTCCTCCAACTGATCAGAAAATGACTCCTCCTGAGATTCCACCAGTCTTGACCCAAGCAGTAAAAGTGGATGCTGAAAGTGAGGACACTCAGCCAGAGACGGAGGTGAAATCAGTCTGCCAGAAACAAGGGGGGGTGAAAGACGAGAGTGAGGTAGTGGGATCAAGAggcaggcagaggaggaggagaagaggagtagCAGCAGCGGCGGCCAAAGATGACCTGGAAGCGGCTACAAGAGCAGGGGAACATTTTGATAACAGCAGAGTTTTTCCTGATAATAGCAAGTGTGCCTTTGCTCCATACATACATGTGGAGAGGAAAGTAGCTGAGATAGGAGCCGTGTGCACAATTGTGAATGGTGAAGAGGAAAAGATGAAGGGAGAGCGTGGAGCGGTTGGAGGGAAAGCAAGCAGTAGTGGTATTGAAGCTCTTTTGACCTCAGCTCTTTTGTCTCAACTGCCTAGAAGAGACGGAGAAATTGAGAGGGTCAAAGAGAAGAGGGAACTGGAGGATGTAGACTCTGCCCTCCAGGCAGGAAAGGTTCTACCTTCATCTGAGTACCTTCTACCAGGCCCTGTGATTACTGAATCCATTCATTCTGGCCgtcttctctgctgcctgtgcCAGAAATGGGCCAATTACAAAAACCTTGGGGATCTCTATGGACCTTACTACCCTCCTGAATATGCTACGAGGCTTCCCAAGAATCAACCCCAGATTCGCCAGAGTCTTGTAACTACTGGGATGAGTAGAAATGTGCAAAATCTAGACACCATTTCAAATGTGTTGACCACCCAGGGCCCTGAACTGCAAGATGTGCCAACTATCAAGTCCTCAACTTATAGTGATTGCATGTTCAGTCAAGAGACAAATACAACTTCCCCTGCCACTGCTGTTGGCACTGCCTCTCCAGCAGGTGGAGGGGAGATGCTTTATCTGGCCAGCAAACTTGCTAAAACCACCACCAACAAGACAACAGTTCTTAATTGGGACATGCCTCCAGAGTTAAAACCAGTTACTGAGCTAAGGAAACAACCTGAACTTCAGAATGAGCCCACTTACAGTCAGCAAAACCAACCATGCCAGCAACAGCAGACAGAAGACACTCAACAAAGGCCGCAACACAGAAAGCTGACGTTGCACCCGAGATTTAAAAGGAGACAGAAATCCAGTGAGAATTCCCCAAGAATGGTGCCATCCAACAGCAAAGCCTCATTGCCATTCCAGCCCCCTCCCCCAACCTTAGACTCCCTTGGACCTTTGGCACAGCTGGCCCAACTTCCTCAGATGCCTATGGACCCAGAGGAGCTGTGGGTGCATGAGGCATGCATGGTCTGGACCAGTGGGGTTTACCTGGTCAATGGAAGACTGTATGGCCTACAGGAGGCACTAGATGGTGCCAGAGACACA GTTTGCTCATATTGTGAAATGGTTGGCTCAACCCTCGGCTGTTACAGCAAAGGCTGCACACTGAGATATCACTACCCGTGTGCCATGGATGCAG ACTGCTCTCTGAATGAAGATAACTGTTCACTACGATGTCCGAAGCACAAGGTAAAAAGGGAGAG TTTCCTCAGAGCAACCAGCCAGCTAAATCTGTGTACCCTGAGCAGtctgagagaggctgagagagacactgaggaggaagagacgCAGGAGTATAGG GTATGCTTGGACGATGAGGATTGTCAGTGA